In the genome of Triticum urartu cultivar G1812 chromosome 5, Tu2.1, whole genome shotgun sequence, one region contains:
- the LOC125555606 gene encoding germin-like protein 8-4, with amino-acid sequence MPPWTKHLTMASSSSLFLLAVLLALVSWQATAYDPSPLQDFCVADMKSPVRVNGFPCKDPMAVNPEDFFNPAMLDQPRDTKNSKVGSNVTNINVINFPGLNTLGISLARIDYGPLGVNTPHIHPRATELLTVLEGTLYLGFVTSNPNRLFSRVVKKGDVFVFPKAMIHFQMNLAHDKPAAALSSLSSQNPGVISIANAVFGSNPPISDDVLATAFQVEKKLIDWLQSQFWENNHY; translated from the exons ATGCCTCCATGGACAAAGCATCTCACAAtggcctcctcttcctccttgtTTCTCCTTGCCGTGCTTCTTGCGCTGGTCTCATGGCAGGCCACTGCCTATGACCCTAGCCCTCTGCAAGACTTCTGCGTCGCCGACATGAAGTCACCTG TGCGAGTTAATGGATTTCCTTGCAAGGACCCAATGGCCGTCAACCCGGAAGATTTCTTCAATCCAGCCATGCTTGACCAACCTAGGGATACTAAGAACAGCAAGGTTGGGTCCAACGTCACCAACATTAACGTCATCAATTTTCCTGGCCTCAACACCCTTGGTATCTCGCTGGCACGAATCGACTATGGACCATTGGGCGTGAACACACCACATATACATCCCCGTGCCACTGAGCTCCTTACTGTGCTTGAGGGAACTCTCTACCTTGGATTTGTCACATCCAACCCAAATAGGCTCTTCTCCAGGGTGGTCAAGAAGGGTGACGTATTTGTGTTCCCGAAGGCAATGATCCACTTCCAAATGAATCTAGCGCATGACAAGCCAGCAGCAGCGTTGTCATCACTCAGCAGCCAAAACCCAGGAGTTATTTCTATTGCCAATGCAGTCTTTGGATCAAACCCACCCATTTCGGATGATGTTTTGGCCACGGCGTTTCAGGTGGAAAAGAAACTGATTGATTGGCTCCAATCTCAGTTCTGGGAGAATAACCACTACTAA